One region of Trachemys scripta elegans isolate TJP31775 chromosome 8, CAS_Tse_1.0, whole genome shotgun sequence genomic DNA includes:
- the TMEM121 gene encoding transmembrane protein 121: MVLPPPDKRHVCLTTIVIMTSMAFMDAYLVEQNQGPRKIGVCIIVLVGDICFLIVLRYVAVWVGAEVKTAKRGYAMILWFLYIFVLEIKLYFIFQNYKADKKNLETVARKALTLLLSICVPGLYLVLVALDSMEYIRTFRKKEDLRGRLFWVALDLLDILDIQANLWEPHKTGLPIWAEGLMFFYCYILLLILPCVSLSEISMQGEHIAPQKMMLYPVLSLVTINIVTIFIRAINMVLFQDSRVSTIFIGKNIIAIATKACTFLEYKKQVKEFPQNAIALELQQNSISHNQTIHSTQGISHEQSPTREILDT, encoded by the coding sequence ATGGTGCTGCCGCCGCCTGACAAGCGCCACGTGTGTCTGACCACCATTGTCATCATGACCAGCATGGCCTTCATGGATGCCTACCTGGTGGAGCAGAACCAAGGGCCACGGAAGATTGGCGTCTGCATCATTGTCTTGGTGGGAGACATCTGCTTCCTCATCGTGCTGCGCTATGTGGCAGTATGGGTGGGGGCTGAGGTGAAAACAGCCAAGCGGGGCTACGCCATGATCCTGTGGTTTCTCTACATCTTTGTGCTGGAGATTAAGCTGTATTTTATATTTCAGAATTACAAAGCAGACAAGAAGAATCTGGAGACAGTGGCCAGGAAGGCTTTGACCTTGCTCCTGTCCATCTGTGTGCCAGGGCTCTACCTGGTGCTGGTGGCCTTAGACAGCATGGAGTACATACGAACCTtcaggaagaaggaggatctgcgGGGACGCCtcttctgggtggccctggatcTGCTGGATATATTAGATATTCAGGCCAACCTATGGGAGCCACATAAGACTGGGCTTCCCATCTGGGCAGAAGGGCTCATGTTCTTCTATTGTTACATACTGCTCTTGATCCTACCTTGTGTCTCTCTTAGTGAGATTAGCATGCAAGGGGAGCACATTGCTCCACAGAAAATGATGCTCTACCCTGTGCTGAGCCTGGTCACCATCAACATTGTCACCATATTCATCCGGGCCATTAACATGGTCTTGTTCCAGGACAGCAGGGTCTCCACTATCTTTATTGGCAAGAACATCATTGCTATAGCCACCAAGGCATGCACTTTCTTAGAGTATAAGAAACAGGTGAAAGAATTCCCCCAGAATGCTATTGCCCTGGAGCTCCAGCAGAACTCAATCTCTCACAATCAGACTATCCACAGTACACAGGGAATTTCTCATGAGCAGTCACCCACTAGGGAAATTCTAGATACATGA